The proteins below come from a single Oncorhynchus keta strain PuntledgeMale-10-30-2019 chromosome 1, Oket_V2, whole genome shotgun sequence genomic window:
- the LOC127909003 gene encoding piggyBac transposable element-derived protein 4-like gives MPSKPAKYGIKIWVACDTQCSYAWKMQVYTGKPTSEGPEKNQGMQVVLGVTDRLMGHNVPWDNVFTSYQLSQQLQKKITMVGTVRKNKPEIPLHSSTQSGREAFSSKFAFTTTLVSYLTKRNKNMVLLSTMHKTAKISDHKDRKPDIILDYNHNKRGVDKVIGTDSCRMTARWPLVIFHNIIDVSSYNAFVIWNKINPTWMPDKWNKRMFLEQLGKALVTPHIQRKESQRTVKQIPCAAHVRNTSAKSMHTHLHTFLHVLVEFIDLCSHFCFVSSLLFIHLVGGGNG, from the coding sequence ATGCCCAGCAAGCCAGCAAAGTATGGCATCAAGATATGGGTGGCCTGTGACACACAATGCAGCTACGCTTGGAAGATGCAAGTCTACACAGGGAAGCCGACCAGTGAAGGCCCGGAGAAGAACCAGGGGATGCAGGTTGTGCTTGGTGTGACAGATCGACTGATGGGGCACAATGTCCCGTGGGACAATGTCTTCACCTCTTATcaactcagccagcagctccagaagaagatcaccatggttggcacagttagaaagaacaagcctgagaTCCCCCTGCACTCCTCAACACAAAgtgggagagaggccttctcatcaaagtttgccttcaccaccactctagtttcttacctcACAAAGAGGAACAAGAATATGGTCCTCCTGAGCACAATGCACAAAACGGCTAAGATCAGTGATCATAAGGACAGGAAGCCAGAtatcatcctggactacaaccacaacaaaagAGGTgtggacaaggtgattggaactgACAGCTGCAGGATGActgcccgctggcccctggtcatcttccataacatcattgatgtgtcctcatacaatgccttcgtgatatggaacaagatcaaccctacctggatgcctgataagtgGAACAAGAGGatgttcctggagcagctgggaaaggctcttgtaaccccacacattcaaagaaaGGAGAGCCaaaggactgtaaaacaaataccatgtgctgcacatgtgagaaatacatctgcaaagtccatgcacacacacttgcatacttTCCTACATGTGCTAGTAGAGTTCATTGATTTAtgttcacatttttgttttgtatctagtttattgtttatacaccttgtgggtgggggcaaTGGTTAA